CGCCCCCTACTGGTCGCCCCGAACCCCGGCCCGGGCGAAGCACCGGGGCCGGGGGCGACGTCCGCGCGCCTACCAGGCGTAGTCCTCCGGGGCCGGCCGGTGGCCGGGGAAGATCTCGTCGAGGCGGTCCAGCGTCTTCCGGTCGAGCCGGAGGTCGAGGGCGGCGACCGCCGCGTCCAGGTGGGCCGGGGTGCGCGGGCCGATGATGGGGGCGGTGACGGCGGGGCGGGTGAGGAGCCAGGCGAGGGCGAGGTCGGCGGGGTCGGTGCCGAGTTCGGCGGCGAAGTCCTCGTAGGCCTGGATGCGGTCGCGGTGGCCGGCGAGGAGCTCGCTCGCCCGGGCCGTCGCGCCGCGGACGAGGGTGCCCTCGCGTTCCTTGCGGAGCACCCCGCCGAGCAGGCCGCTGCGCAATGGGGACCAGGGCAGCAGGCCGAGGCCGTAGTGCTGGAGGGCGGGGACGACCTCCAGCTCGACGGCGCGGTCGAGCAGGTTGTAGAGGGACTGCTCGCTGACCAGGCCGAGGAAGTGGCGGGCGCGGGCGGCTTCCTGGGCCTGGGCGATGTGCCAGCCGGCGAAGTTGCTGGAGCCGACATAGATGATCTTGCCCTGGGCGACCAGGACCTCCATCGCCTGCCAGATCTCCTCCCACGGCGTGTCCCGGTCGATGTGGTGCATCTGGTAGAGGTCGATGTGGTCGGTGTCGAGACGGCGGAGGCTGGCGTCGACGGCTCTGCGGATGGCGAGCGCGGAGAGGCGGCCCTCGTTGGGCCAGTCGCCCATCGCGGCGTAGGCCTTGGTGGCGAGGACGGTCCGTTCGCGGCGTCCGCCGCCCTGGGCGAACCAGCGGCCGATGATCTCCTCGGTGCGGCCCTTGAGGTTGCCCCGGCTGTCGCGGCCGTAGGCGTTGGCGGTGTCGAAGAAGTTGATGCCCCGGTCGTGGGCGGTGTCCATGATGCGGTGGGCGTCGGACTCCTCGGTGTGGGGGCCGAAGTTCATGGTGCCCAGGCAGAGTCGGGAGACGGTCAGGCCGGTGCGGCCGAGGTGGGTGTACTCCATGGGGCCCACCCTCGGCCGCACCGGCACCGGTGTCCAGCACCTGCACCGATCCGGCGGGTCACCGCCCGTGTGTGGCGAACTTCCTTACGGCCAGCGGGATGCACAGCGCGAGCAGCAGCACGCTCCAGAGCAGCGAGGCGAGCGCGGCGTGCTGCATGGGCCAGGCGTCGCCGGGTGCGGAGGGGTTGGCGAACAGTTCGCGACACGCCTGGACGACGGCGCTGATCGGGTTCCAGTCGGCGACGGTCCGCAGCCAGCCGGGCATGCCTCCGGTCGGCACGTAGGCGTTGGTGATCATCGCCAACGGGAAGACGGCGACGGAGAGTTGTCCGGCGGCCTCCTCCTTGCCGACGGCGAGCCCGAGGCACGTCCCGACCCAGGTCATCACGAACCGGAAGAGCAGCAGCAGCCCGAACGCGCCCGCCGTGTCGGCGAGTCCGTGCCGGGCGCGCCAGCCGGCGGCGAGGCCGACGAGAGCGAGCAGGGCCAGGACGACGACGCTGACCAGCAGGTCGGCCAGGGTCTGCCCGAGCAGGAGGCCGGTGCGGGAGACCGGCATCGAGCGCAGCCGGTCGGTGACGCCGCGCCCGACGTCGCGGGCGGCGCCGACCATGGTGGGCATGATGCCGTTGGTGGCGACCATGGCGAACAGGCCGGGCATCAGGAACTCCCGGTAGTCGCCCCCGCCCGGCACCTGGATGGCGCTGCCGAAGACGTACCCGAAGACCACCACCATGACCACCGGGACGCCCAGCGATGCGGCCAACAGGCCGGGCGAGTGGCGGTAGTTGAGGAGGATGCGGAGCATCGACGTCCAGGTGTCGCAGGCCAGCCGGGTGGAACGGTCCACGCCCGGGGCGGCGTACGTGGCGGCCATCAGGCGGCCCTCCTCGGGGTGGCGGAGGCGGTGAGCGCGAGGAACACGTCGTCCAGCGAGGGCGCCCGCACCGCGACGTCCTGCGCGACGACGCCCCGCGCGTCCAGCTCCCGTACGAGGGAAGGGAGCTGGACCTCGACGCCCGGCGGTGTCACCACCGTGACCAGCCGCTCGGCGACGTCCACCTGCGCGTCCCCGCCGGAGAGCGCGGACAGCACCACGGCGGCGGCGCCGAGTTGGTCCTGGTCGGCGAGGGTGACGGACAGCCGGCTGCCGATCGCCGCCTTGAGCCGGGCCGGGGGGCCGGTGGCGATCGCGGCACCGTGGTCGACGACCACGATGTCGTCGGCGAGCCGGTCGGCCTCCTCCAGGTACTGGGTGGTGAGCAGCACGGTGGTGCCGCCGCTCGCCAGTTCCTCGACGGTGTCCCAGATCTCCTGGCGGCTGCGCGGGTCGAGCCCGGTGGTGGGCT
The nucleotide sequence above comes from Streptomyces kaniharaensis. Encoded proteins:
- a CDS encoding aldo/keto reductase, giving the protein MEYTHLGRTGLTVSRLCLGTMNFGPHTEESDAHRIMDTAHDRGINFFDTANAYGRDSRGNLKGRTEEIIGRWFAQGGGRRERTVLATKAYAAMGDWPNEGRLSALAIRRAVDASLRRLDTDHIDLYQMHHIDRDTPWEEIWQAMEVLVAQGKIIYVGSSNFAGWHIAQAQEAARARHFLGLVSEQSLYNLLDRAVELEVVPALQHYGLGLLPWSPLRSGLLGGVLRKEREGTLVRGATARASELLAGHRDRIQAYEDFAAELGTDPADLALAWLLTRPAVTAPIIGPRTPAHLDAAVAALDLRLDRKTLDRLDEIFPGHRPAPEDYAW
- a CDS encoding ABC transporter permease — protein: MAATYAAPGVDRSTRLACDTWTSMLRILLNYRHSPGLLAASLGVPVVMVVVFGYVFGSAIQVPGGGDYREFLMPGLFAMVATNGIMPTMVGAARDVGRGVTDRLRSMPVSRTGLLLGQTLADLLVSVVVLALLALVGLAAGWRARHGLADTAGAFGLLLLFRFVMTWVGTCLGLAVGKEEAAGQLSVAVFPLAMITNAYVPTGGMPGWLRTVADWNPISAVVQACRELFANPSAPGDAWPMQHAALASLLWSVLLLALCIPLAVRKFATHGR